The following are from one region of the Halictus rubicundus isolate RS-2024b chromosome 15, iyHalRubi1_principal, whole genome shotgun sequence genome:
- the LOC143361541 gene encoding uncharacterized protein LOC143361541 isoform X4: MVYESDFYTTRRPYTRPYVSSYSVTYFDDEAREIRAKVDSLLRRVHVFVPRAVASDFLEEIVPERMRSGDYVRRLLSGKNIAKKDPEPISWYEVPERGDFGTLACVKYVAGNPQSIRRPYFKVADLRPSDIKNDVNFLSYYKKNRQAAANASPDEPMTERELRKVRALQPDMDEAALKKVRIIEIEQEPKPEKKRESSRAKPEPAKKEPEPEPEKKPVKEPEVAKAAEPEPETVKSAEPAPEPAKEPEPEPAKEPEPAPEPVKEPEPAPKPAKEPAKATKAKAKKAAAAPAPAPAPAPAPEPAPEPVAEPVVESAPEPAPEPAPKPVAEPVAESAPEPAAEPAPEPVAEEKQPEPAKPEPEPEVKVETAPETASAPEPAEPVSEAAAESQPEDENVKQDKEDAIQKIEQYLIKAADEAKTLEEKKQAAEDEMLKLELEEQKAWEALQVAQERVAHLDEIREQEAAAAERQAEEEKMEADRVETQRALEVERHLEEARVAALMEEEQRMIVEEHLQEVRNKEEEEEERLVNAAFDDTDQVKDVDCSRDDPLESEVTDQEREEEPYEPIVEEEATIEEKYAQEEEHGEMDKPFVEEPQGAEGNSHGGENSIENTPKIEEVASGGEESFEWGDEDA; the protein is encoded by the exons TACTTTGACGACGAGGCGAGGGAAATACGCGCGAAAGTGGATTCCCTTCTGCGACGGGTACACGTGTTCGTCCCACGAGCCGTAGCAAG CGACTTCTTGGAAGAGATCGTCCCCGAACGTATGCGCAGCGGGGATTACGTGCGCCGTCTTCTGTCCGGCAAGAACATCGCGAAGAAAGACCCGGAACCGATCTCCTGGTACGAGGTACCGGAAAGAGGCGACTTTGGAACGCTGGCGTGCGTCAAGTATGTCGCCGGTAACCCACAGTCCATCAGGCGGCCGTACTTCAAGGTCGCCGATCTGCGTCCCTCCGATATCAAGAACGACGTTAACTTTCTGAGCTACTACAAAAAGAATCGGCAGGCGGCTGCCAACGCCT CGCCGGACGAGCCGATGACGGAGAGAGAGCTGCGAAAGG TGCGAGCGTTACAGCCTGATATGGACGAGGCAGCGCTCAAGAAAG TGCGTATAATAGAAATCGAGCAGGAACCGAAGCCGGAGAAGAAGCGGGAGTCCAGCCGCGCGAAACCGGAACCTGCGAAGAAGGAGCCGGAACCGGAGCCGGAGAAGAAACCGGTCAAAGAACCGGAAGTCGCCAAAGCAGCTGAGCCTGAACCGGAAACTGTTAAATCTGCTGAACCTGCGCCGGAACCCGCGAAGGAGCCTGAACCGGAACCAGCGAAAGAGCCTGAACCGGCTCCTGAACCCGTGAAAGAGCCTGAACCGGCTCCGAAGCCCGCCAAAGAGCCGGCGAAGGCGACGAAAGCGAAAGCTAAGAAAGCTGCTGCGGCTCCGGCACCGGCCCCGGCCCCGGCACCGGCTCCTGAGCCAGCTCCGGAGCCAGTTGCGGAGCCAGTTGTGGAATCAGCACCCGAACCTGCTCCAGAGCCTGCTCCCAAGCCAGTTGCAGAGCCAGTTGCAGAATCAGCTCCAGAACCTGCTGCAGAACCTGCTCCGGAGCCAGTTGCAGAGGAGAAGCAACCGGAACCCGCGAAACCAGAACCGGAACCGGAAGTAAAAGTAGAGACTGCACCGGAAACAGCTTCGGCGCCTGAGCCCGCGGAGCCCGTAAGTGAAGCAGCGGCCGAAAGCCAGCCGGAAGACGAGAATG TGAAGCAAGATAAGGAGGACGCCATCCAGAAAATAGAACAGTACCTTATCAAAGCTGCCGACGAGGCCAA GACCTTGGAAGAGAAGAAGCAGGCGGCCGAGGATGAAATGCTGAAGTTGGAACTGGAGGAGCAGAAGGCATGGGAGGCTCTGCAGGTGGCGCAGGAACGAGTGGCACATCTCGACGAGATTCGCGAGCAGGAAGCCGCGGCGGCCGAGAGGCAAGCCGAAGAAGAGAAGATGGAGGCCGATCGGGTGGAAACCCAGAGAGCATTGGAAGTGGAAAG GCATCTGGAAGAGGCCCGAGTGGCGGCCTTGATGGAGGAGGAGCAGAGAATGATCGTCGAGGAACACCTCCAGGAAGTCCGAAataaggaggaggaggaggaagagaggcTGGTGAACGCCGCGTTCGACGACACGGATCAAGTGAAAGACGTCGATTGCTCGCGAGACGACCCGCTCGAGAGCGAGGTCACCGATCAGGAGAGAGAGGAGGAACCCTACGAGCCGATCGTCGAAGAGGAAGCGACG ATCGAGGAGAAGTACGCGCAAGAGGAGGAGCACGGTGAGATGGACAAACCGTTCGTCGAGGAGCCCCAAGGGGCGGAAGGAAATTCGCACGGGGGTGAAAACAGCATCGAAAACACGCCTAAGATCGAGGAGGTTGCGTCTGGCGGGGAGGAGAGCTTCGAATGGGGCGACGAAGACGCGTAA
- the LOC143361541 gene encoding uncharacterized protein LOC143361541 isoform X2 — MVYESDFYTTRRPYTRPYVSSYSVTLRSIPRMPYVAHKRLVTVIHMPYHTVYHGGFDSSRSLIPIRVHARVRPSVIAHEINRIRNLWRPSTESYTEKYLQSRDRIYFDDEAREIRAKVDSLLRRVHVFVPRAVASDFLEEIVPERMRSGDYVRRLLSGKNIAKKDPEPISWYEVPERGDFGTLACVKYVAGNPQSIRRPYFKVADLRPSDIKNDVNFLSYYKKNRQAAANASPDEPMTERELRKVRALQPDMDEAALKKVRIIEIEQEPKPEKKRESSRAKPEPAKKEPEPEPEKKPVKEPEVAKAAEPEPETVKSAEPAPEPAKEPEPEPAKEPEPAPEPVKEPEPAPKPAKEPAKATKAKAKKAAAAPAPAPAPAPAPEPAPEPVAEPVVESAPEPAPEPAPKPVAEPVAESAPEPAAEPAPEPVAEEKQPEPAKPEPEPEVKVETAPETASAPEPAEPVSEAAAESQPEDENVKQDKEDAIQKIEQYLIKAADEAKTLEEKKQAAEDEMLKLELEEQKAWEALQVAQERVAHLDEIREQEAAAAERQAEEEKMEADRVETQRALEVERHLEEARVAALMEEEQRMIVEEHLQEVRNKEEEEEERLVNAAFDDTDQVKDVDCSRDDPLESEVTDQEREEEPYEPIVEEEATIEEKYAQEEEHGEMDKPFVEEPQGAEGNSHGGENSIENTPKIEEVASGGEESFEWGDEDA; from the exons TTGAGAAGCATTCCTCGCATGCCATACGTGGCTCACAAAAGGCTCGTGACCGTAATCCACATGCCCTACCATACCGTGTACCACGGCGGATTCGATAGTAGCCGCAGCCTGATACCGATAAGAGTTCATGCGCGCGTGCGACCCAGCGTCATCGCACACGAGATCAACAGGATACGGAACCTCTGGAGGCCGTCGACCGAGTCCTACACGGAAAAGTATCTTCAGTCCAGGGATCGCATC TACTTTGACGACGAGGCGAGGGAAATACGCGCGAAAGTGGATTCCCTTCTGCGACGGGTACACGTGTTCGTCCCACGAGCCGTAGCAAG CGACTTCTTGGAAGAGATCGTCCCCGAACGTATGCGCAGCGGGGATTACGTGCGCCGTCTTCTGTCCGGCAAGAACATCGCGAAGAAAGACCCGGAACCGATCTCCTGGTACGAGGTACCGGAAAGAGGCGACTTTGGAACGCTGGCGTGCGTCAAGTATGTCGCCGGTAACCCACAGTCCATCAGGCGGCCGTACTTCAAGGTCGCCGATCTGCGTCCCTCCGATATCAAGAACGACGTTAACTTTCTGAGCTACTACAAAAAGAATCGGCAGGCGGCTGCCAACGCCT CGCCGGACGAGCCGATGACGGAGAGAGAGCTGCGAAAGG TGCGAGCGTTACAGCCTGATATGGACGAGGCAGCGCTCAAGAAAG TGCGTATAATAGAAATCGAGCAGGAACCGAAGCCGGAGAAGAAGCGGGAGTCCAGCCGCGCGAAACCGGAACCTGCGAAGAAGGAGCCGGAACCGGAGCCGGAGAAGAAACCGGTCAAAGAACCGGAAGTCGCCAAAGCAGCTGAGCCTGAACCGGAAACTGTTAAATCTGCTGAACCTGCGCCGGAACCCGCGAAGGAGCCTGAACCGGAACCAGCGAAAGAGCCTGAACCGGCTCCTGAACCCGTGAAAGAGCCTGAACCGGCTCCGAAGCCCGCCAAAGAGCCGGCGAAGGCGACGAAAGCGAAAGCTAAGAAAGCTGCTGCGGCTCCGGCACCGGCCCCGGCCCCGGCACCGGCTCCTGAGCCAGCTCCGGAGCCAGTTGCGGAGCCAGTTGTGGAATCAGCACCCGAACCTGCTCCAGAGCCTGCTCCCAAGCCAGTTGCAGAGCCAGTTGCAGAATCAGCTCCAGAACCTGCTGCAGAACCTGCTCCGGAGCCAGTTGCAGAGGAGAAGCAACCGGAACCCGCGAAACCAGAACCGGAACCGGAAGTAAAAGTAGAGACTGCACCGGAAACAGCTTCGGCGCCTGAGCCCGCGGAGCCCGTAAGTGAAGCAGCGGCCGAAAGCCAGCCGGAAGACGAGAATG TGAAGCAAGATAAGGAGGACGCCATCCAGAAAATAGAACAGTACCTTATCAAAGCTGCCGACGAGGCCAA GACCTTGGAAGAGAAGAAGCAGGCGGCCGAGGATGAAATGCTGAAGTTGGAACTGGAGGAGCAGAAGGCATGGGAGGCTCTGCAGGTGGCGCAGGAACGAGTGGCACATCTCGACGAGATTCGCGAGCAGGAAGCCGCGGCGGCCGAGAGGCAAGCCGAAGAAGAGAAGATGGAGGCCGATCGGGTGGAAACCCAGAGAGCATTGGAAGTGGAAAG GCATCTGGAAGAGGCCCGAGTGGCGGCCTTGATGGAGGAGGAGCAGAGAATGATCGTCGAGGAACACCTCCAGGAAGTCCGAAataaggaggaggaggaggaagagaggcTGGTGAACGCCGCGTTCGACGACACGGATCAAGTGAAAGACGTCGATTGCTCGCGAGACGACCCGCTCGAGAGCGAGGTCACCGATCAGGAGAGAGAGGAGGAACCCTACGAGCCGATCGTCGAAGAGGAAGCGACG ATCGAGGAGAAGTACGCGCAAGAGGAGGAGCACGGTGAGATGGACAAACCGTTCGTCGAGGAGCCCCAAGGGGCGGAAGGAAATTCGCACGGGGGTGAAAACAGCATCGAAAACACGCCTAAGATCGAGGAGGTTGCGTCTGGCGGGGAGGAGAGCTTCGAATGGGGCGACGAAGACGCGTAA
- the LOC143361541 gene encoding uncharacterized protein LOC143361541 isoform X3 — MVYESDFYTTRRPYTRPYVSSYSVTDRPIALPLSTVLQYFDDEAREIRAKVDSLLRRVHVFVPRAVASDFLEEIVPERMRSGDYVRRLLSGKNIAKKDPEPISWYEVPERGDFGTLACVKYVAGNPQSIRRPYFKVADLRPSDIKNDVNFLSYYKKNRQAAANASPDEPMTERELRKVRALQPDMDEAALKKVRIIEIEQEPKPEKKRESSRAKPEPAKKEPEPEPEKKPVKEPEVAKAAEPEPETVKSAEPAPEPAKEPEPEPAKEPEPAPEPVKEPEPAPKPAKEPAKATKAKAKKAAAAPAPAPAPAPAPEPAPEPVAEPVVESAPEPAPEPAPKPVAEPVAESAPEPAAEPAPEPVAEEKQPEPAKPEPEPEVKVETAPETASAPEPAEPVSEAAAESQPEDENVKQDKEDAIQKIEQYLIKAADEAKTLEEKKQAAEDEMLKLELEEQKAWEALQVAQERVAHLDEIREQEAAAAERQAEEEKMEADRVETQRALEVERHLEEARVAALMEEEQRMIVEEHLQEVRNKEEEEEERLVNAAFDDTDQVKDVDCSRDDPLESEVTDQEREEEPYEPIVEEEATIEEKYAQEEEHGEMDKPFVEEPQGAEGNSHGGENSIENTPKIEEVASGGEESFEWGDEDA, encoded by the exons GATCGACCGATCGCCCTACCGCTCTCCACTGTTCTCCAG TACTTTGACGACGAGGCGAGGGAAATACGCGCGAAAGTGGATTCCCTTCTGCGACGGGTACACGTGTTCGTCCCACGAGCCGTAGCAAG CGACTTCTTGGAAGAGATCGTCCCCGAACGTATGCGCAGCGGGGATTACGTGCGCCGTCTTCTGTCCGGCAAGAACATCGCGAAGAAAGACCCGGAACCGATCTCCTGGTACGAGGTACCGGAAAGAGGCGACTTTGGAACGCTGGCGTGCGTCAAGTATGTCGCCGGTAACCCACAGTCCATCAGGCGGCCGTACTTCAAGGTCGCCGATCTGCGTCCCTCCGATATCAAGAACGACGTTAACTTTCTGAGCTACTACAAAAAGAATCGGCAGGCGGCTGCCAACGCCT CGCCGGACGAGCCGATGACGGAGAGAGAGCTGCGAAAGG TGCGAGCGTTACAGCCTGATATGGACGAGGCAGCGCTCAAGAAAG TGCGTATAATAGAAATCGAGCAGGAACCGAAGCCGGAGAAGAAGCGGGAGTCCAGCCGCGCGAAACCGGAACCTGCGAAGAAGGAGCCGGAACCGGAGCCGGAGAAGAAACCGGTCAAAGAACCGGAAGTCGCCAAAGCAGCTGAGCCTGAACCGGAAACTGTTAAATCTGCTGAACCTGCGCCGGAACCCGCGAAGGAGCCTGAACCGGAACCAGCGAAAGAGCCTGAACCGGCTCCTGAACCCGTGAAAGAGCCTGAACCGGCTCCGAAGCCCGCCAAAGAGCCGGCGAAGGCGACGAAAGCGAAAGCTAAGAAAGCTGCTGCGGCTCCGGCACCGGCCCCGGCCCCGGCACCGGCTCCTGAGCCAGCTCCGGAGCCAGTTGCGGAGCCAGTTGTGGAATCAGCACCCGAACCTGCTCCAGAGCCTGCTCCCAAGCCAGTTGCAGAGCCAGTTGCAGAATCAGCTCCAGAACCTGCTGCAGAACCTGCTCCGGAGCCAGTTGCAGAGGAGAAGCAACCGGAACCCGCGAAACCAGAACCGGAACCGGAAGTAAAAGTAGAGACTGCACCGGAAACAGCTTCGGCGCCTGAGCCCGCGGAGCCCGTAAGTGAAGCAGCGGCCGAAAGCCAGCCGGAAGACGAGAATG TGAAGCAAGATAAGGAGGACGCCATCCAGAAAATAGAACAGTACCTTATCAAAGCTGCCGACGAGGCCAA GACCTTGGAAGAGAAGAAGCAGGCGGCCGAGGATGAAATGCTGAAGTTGGAACTGGAGGAGCAGAAGGCATGGGAGGCTCTGCAGGTGGCGCAGGAACGAGTGGCACATCTCGACGAGATTCGCGAGCAGGAAGCCGCGGCGGCCGAGAGGCAAGCCGAAGAAGAGAAGATGGAGGCCGATCGGGTGGAAACCCAGAGAGCATTGGAAGTGGAAAG GCATCTGGAAGAGGCCCGAGTGGCGGCCTTGATGGAGGAGGAGCAGAGAATGATCGTCGAGGAACACCTCCAGGAAGTCCGAAataaggaggaggaggaggaagagaggcTGGTGAACGCCGCGTTCGACGACACGGATCAAGTGAAAGACGTCGATTGCTCGCGAGACGACCCGCTCGAGAGCGAGGTCACCGATCAGGAGAGAGAGGAGGAACCCTACGAGCCGATCGTCGAAGAGGAAGCGACG ATCGAGGAGAAGTACGCGCAAGAGGAGGAGCACGGTGAGATGGACAAACCGTTCGTCGAGGAGCCCCAAGGGGCGGAAGGAAATTCGCACGGGGGTGAAAACAGCATCGAAAACACGCCTAAGATCGAGGAGGTTGCGTCTGGCGGGGAGGAGAGCTTCGAATGGGGCGACGAAGACGCGTAA
- the LOC143361560 gene encoding uncharacterized protein LOC143361560, whose amino-acid sequence MGRGERLNERQIHTILKLSEEPYSVTKISKVVNRSRKVIINLLKNPENHGKKKGSGRPQSLTARQKHAILRTVSNSSMTALQIAESVGVNTNVKNVRRVLQKCKHLMRRKLQKKPWLKKERKRSAYNLPKSLQMWEESGEELYLLTKKDSIWMDQTA is encoded by the coding sequence ATGGGTCGTGGAGAAAGATTAAATGAACGTCAAATACATACAATattgaagttaagtgaagaaccatattcagttacaaaaatatcaaaagTTGTAAATAGAAGCCGAAAAGTAATtataaacttattaaaaaatcctgaaaacCACGGAAAAAAGAAGGGTTCTGGGCGTCCACAAAGTTTAACTGCTCGTCAAAAACATGCAATATTACGAACAGTATCAAATTCGAGCATGACTGCGTTACAAATAGCAGAAAGTGTTGGTGTAAACACTAACGTAAAAAATGTACGTCGGGTTTTACAAAAATGCAAGCATTTAATGCGAAGGAAATTGCAGAAGAAGCCTTGGTTAAAGAAGGAGCGTAAGCGCTCCGCTTACAATTTGCCGAAAAGTTTACAAATGTGGGAAGAAAGTGGGGAAGAATTATATTTACTGACGAAAAAAGATTCAATTTGGATGGACCAGACGGCCTAG
- the LOC143361562 gene encoding uncharacterized protein LOC143361562 — MSIYRFIDSSHSEAIHLLLVKTAPLCIGGIVPPLTESQNQYPRPPPISRTSSEDVLEERGPSVLFTDKTSSMQVSHCKSTLLRIVFSILQTEFTRLRIKLC; from the coding sequence ATGTCAATTTATCGTTTTATCGACTCTTCGCACTCGGAAGCGATTCACCTACTTCTCGTGAAAACGGCCCCACTGTGCATCGGCGGAATTGTACCACCTCTCACGGAGAGTCAAAATCAGTACCCTCGACCTCCCCCAATATCAAGGACATCCTCCGAAGATGTCCTTGAAGAGCGAGGACCGAGCGTGCTGTTCACGGACAAAACGAGCTCGATGCAGGTTTCGCATTGCAAGTCCACCCTTTTGCGGATCGTATTCAGCATTTTGCAAACCGAATTCACCCGTCTGCGAATCAAGTTGTGCTAG
- the LOC143361541 gene encoding uncharacterized protein LOC143361541 isoform X1 yields the protein MVYESDFYTTRRPYTRPYVSSYSVTDRPIALPLSTVLQLRSIPRMPYVAHKRLVTVIHMPYHTVYHGGFDSSRSLIPIRVHARVRPSVIAHEINRIRNLWRPSTESYTEKYLQSRDRIYFDDEAREIRAKVDSLLRRVHVFVPRAVASDFLEEIVPERMRSGDYVRRLLSGKNIAKKDPEPISWYEVPERGDFGTLACVKYVAGNPQSIRRPYFKVADLRPSDIKNDVNFLSYYKKNRQAAANASPDEPMTERELRKVRALQPDMDEAALKKVRIIEIEQEPKPEKKRESSRAKPEPAKKEPEPEPEKKPVKEPEVAKAAEPEPETVKSAEPAPEPAKEPEPEPAKEPEPAPEPVKEPEPAPKPAKEPAKATKAKAKKAAAAPAPAPAPAPAPEPAPEPVAEPVVESAPEPAPEPAPKPVAEPVAESAPEPAAEPAPEPVAEEKQPEPAKPEPEPEVKVETAPETASAPEPAEPVSEAAAESQPEDENVKQDKEDAIQKIEQYLIKAADEAKTLEEKKQAAEDEMLKLELEEQKAWEALQVAQERVAHLDEIREQEAAAAERQAEEEKMEADRVETQRALEVERHLEEARVAALMEEEQRMIVEEHLQEVRNKEEEEEERLVNAAFDDTDQVKDVDCSRDDPLESEVTDQEREEEPYEPIVEEEATIEEKYAQEEEHGEMDKPFVEEPQGAEGNSHGGENSIENTPKIEEVASGGEESFEWGDEDA from the exons GATCGACCGATCGCCCTACCGCTCTCCACTGTTCTCCAG TTGAGAAGCATTCCTCGCATGCCATACGTGGCTCACAAAAGGCTCGTGACCGTAATCCACATGCCCTACCATACCGTGTACCACGGCGGATTCGATAGTAGCCGCAGCCTGATACCGATAAGAGTTCATGCGCGCGTGCGACCCAGCGTCATCGCACACGAGATCAACAGGATACGGAACCTCTGGAGGCCGTCGACCGAGTCCTACACGGAAAAGTATCTTCAGTCCAGGGATCGCATC TACTTTGACGACGAGGCGAGGGAAATACGCGCGAAAGTGGATTCCCTTCTGCGACGGGTACACGTGTTCGTCCCACGAGCCGTAGCAAG CGACTTCTTGGAAGAGATCGTCCCCGAACGTATGCGCAGCGGGGATTACGTGCGCCGTCTTCTGTCCGGCAAGAACATCGCGAAGAAAGACCCGGAACCGATCTCCTGGTACGAGGTACCGGAAAGAGGCGACTTTGGAACGCTGGCGTGCGTCAAGTATGTCGCCGGTAACCCACAGTCCATCAGGCGGCCGTACTTCAAGGTCGCCGATCTGCGTCCCTCCGATATCAAGAACGACGTTAACTTTCTGAGCTACTACAAAAAGAATCGGCAGGCGGCTGCCAACGCCT CGCCGGACGAGCCGATGACGGAGAGAGAGCTGCGAAAGG TGCGAGCGTTACAGCCTGATATGGACGAGGCAGCGCTCAAGAAAG TGCGTATAATAGAAATCGAGCAGGAACCGAAGCCGGAGAAGAAGCGGGAGTCCAGCCGCGCGAAACCGGAACCTGCGAAGAAGGAGCCGGAACCGGAGCCGGAGAAGAAACCGGTCAAAGAACCGGAAGTCGCCAAAGCAGCTGAGCCTGAACCGGAAACTGTTAAATCTGCTGAACCTGCGCCGGAACCCGCGAAGGAGCCTGAACCGGAACCAGCGAAAGAGCCTGAACCGGCTCCTGAACCCGTGAAAGAGCCTGAACCGGCTCCGAAGCCCGCCAAAGAGCCGGCGAAGGCGACGAAAGCGAAAGCTAAGAAAGCTGCTGCGGCTCCGGCACCGGCCCCGGCCCCGGCACCGGCTCCTGAGCCAGCTCCGGAGCCAGTTGCGGAGCCAGTTGTGGAATCAGCACCCGAACCTGCTCCAGAGCCTGCTCCCAAGCCAGTTGCAGAGCCAGTTGCAGAATCAGCTCCAGAACCTGCTGCAGAACCTGCTCCGGAGCCAGTTGCAGAGGAGAAGCAACCGGAACCCGCGAAACCAGAACCGGAACCGGAAGTAAAAGTAGAGACTGCACCGGAAACAGCTTCGGCGCCTGAGCCCGCGGAGCCCGTAAGTGAAGCAGCGGCCGAAAGCCAGCCGGAAGACGAGAATG TGAAGCAAGATAAGGAGGACGCCATCCAGAAAATAGAACAGTACCTTATCAAAGCTGCCGACGAGGCCAA GACCTTGGAAGAGAAGAAGCAGGCGGCCGAGGATGAAATGCTGAAGTTGGAACTGGAGGAGCAGAAGGCATGGGAGGCTCTGCAGGTGGCGCAGGAACGAGTGGCACATCTCGACGAGATTCGCGAGCAGGAAGCCGCGGCGGCCGAGAGGCAAGCCGAAGAAGAGAAGATGGAGGCCGATCGGGTGGAAACCCAGAGAGCATTGGAAGTGGAAAG GCATCTGGAAGAGGCCCGAGTGGCGGCCTTGATGGAGGAGGAGCAGAGAATGATCGTCGAGGAACACCTCCAGGAAGTCCGAAataaggaggaggaggaggaagagaggcTGGTGAACGCCGCGTTCGACGACACGGATCAAGTGAAAGACGTCGATTGCTCGCGAGACGACCCGCTCGAGAGCGAGGTCACCGATCAGGAGAGAGAGGAGGAACCCTACGAGCCGATCGTCGAAGAGGAAGCGACG ATCGAGGAGAAGTACGCGCAAGAGGAGGAGCACGGTGAGATGGACAAACCGTTCGTCGAGGAGCCCCAAGGGGCGGAAGGAAATTCGCACGGGGGTGAAAACAGCATCGAAAACACGCCTAAGATCGAGGAGGTTGCGTCTGGCGGGGAGGAGAGCTTCGAATGGGGCGACGAAGACGCGTAA